A segment of the Cheilinus undulatus linkage group 24, ASM1832078v1, whole genome shotgun sequence genome:
tgaaatttcaaccctttgaatgccagtCTTTTGTCGtgatgccaccatgtttttcaaagaaaacaaaaagaaaaatgaaagatttcAATATACTACGTGCAAAGTAAATTTGTTTACTTGGGGGGTAGGGGTTGTGACAGTGCCATTCAGTGAAGACAGCATGTTTTTTTGCAatatgccaaatatggtcaaaatggcaccatctggtggagagtagtaaaaattaaaagtccAGATTGACACTCagataataaaatgcatgttttatgctTGAATGGAAGTGAGATCTAAAATCCtagtttgaatgggtttcagtgGAGCATTTTTTGCTCTTAACAGCTTCAATATAACTCTTTTTCCgtaaacagtgtattttagacTTACTGAAGGAGCTGAGTTGGAAATAAGATCAAAATAGAAATACACACTCTCACCATTATGGCTCATAATCAAATCTACAAAGCAGCACAGACATAATGATGACGTGGCTGATCAGGGACAGCAGGAAGGTTGGAGTGGGCATGTCCTATCCCCCTTCTCTCTCAGGCCTATTTTCTGACATTCAGCTTAAACTaagggtttagttactctttgcATTTGCATGGGAAAGACCACCTTGTTAAGCATCTCTACCTTTCTCACTGGTCTCTCCCTGCTTTTCCTGGGCGAAGTTGAGCCGGTTCTGCTCGGCAGCCGCCTCAGCAGCCGTGTTCACCTCCGGGCTGCTGCTCCGTGAAGGACTCCCTTCGTCAGCCTGGTAGGCCAGGTCCAGGTGCTGCTGTGCCAGCTTCAGGTGCCTCCTCAACCGCTCAATCTCCCTGGATGACTGCACCTCGTCCCCGAAGCTCTCCCGCCCCGAGTCGCCCATCGGCAAGTCCCTCAGCTCCCCTTTAAGCTTCTCCTTTTTCATGGTGGCGTGGTATCCGGGCGGAGCTGTCGGCATGGCGCGTGAGATCGGTCGTGGGCCTCGTGAGGTCAAAGTTGCCCTCCTGCGGAAGGTATCTCTTATACCGCCGATCCCGAGGTGGATGATTTCGAAGATGGTGAGGATCAGGCAGAGGAAGGAGACGAAGTACATCACGAGGAGGAAGATGGTTTTCTCTGTGGGGCGGGACACGAAGCAGTCAACCGTGTGGGGGCACGGCGAGCGGGTGCAGATGTAGGAAGGGATCACCTCGAAGCCATAGAGGATGTACTGGCCGAAGAGGAAGGCGATTTCGAAGGCGGAGCGCCACATCAGCTGGCAAACATAGACTTTCATGAGGCCGTCACGGAGGATTCGCCGACGACCATCGTGCTTTTTCTCTGCacctttaaagaaaagaaacaaacaattTAGAATCTGAATTATTCTCTGAATTGGAAGCAAATAACAGCTCATCTGTATCTTACTTTTGTCTGCTTTTTCCACCTTCTCTGGTTCGATTTCTTCAGCAATCATGGGGTCTTCCTCTCCATTATCCTCTGCCTCTTCGTAGTCTCGAACTGCGCCTCGACTCACGATGGGCATCCTCTTCTTGTGCTTCTTCACAGGTCTGTACTCGCTGTCTTCACTTCTTGCAATCTTGTGCATTGCAAATCCCAGGTACATAATGGTGGGGGTTGTGATCATAATCACCTAGAAAAAGAGATAAGACTTAGACCGTCAGGCATAATAAAGCTGAAAACGTCACAGCAGAAATGTGGTGTTGACCTCACCTGAAAGATCCAGAATCTGACGTGTGAGAGTGGTGCAAACGCATCGTAGCAAACATTCTCACATCCGGGCTGCTGCGTGTTACACACAAATTTACTCTGCTCATCGTAGTAGATGGTTTCACCTCCGACGGCTGTCAGCACGATGCGGAAGATGATCAGCACAGTCAGCCAGACCTTCCCCACGAACGTGGAGTGGTTGGAGATCTCGTCCAGCAGACGAGTGAGGAAGCTCCAGCTCATGGTGCCGAGGTGACCGTGGAGCTAAACCAGCTCTGgaagaggaacaaaaacagactttttaatccttttagtcttgtttttgttttgatttggtCCTTTTATAGTTCACTGACCCACCATTGTATTGCAAACATATGCTCTTTTGCAcagtttgactgtttttgtttttcttgaggtTACAGCTCAGAAAGAAGATTTTTCCACTGAGCAGCAAGAATGAACTGAGGACTACAGACACAGCTAGAAGTGATGGTTTCACTCTCAAACTGGGGGGTAAATCTGATGCATTCTGTTCAACTTAAACTGTTAAAGGAATGTATGGGCTCAATGTTTAAGTGTTTTGAGGGTCATCAGTGGTTCTCTGGGCGTAccatgggaatttgtacaagGAGTTATTACTACaacaaaacatcaataaaagaaACCGTAACATGTGTTAAAGAGGCTGTTTTCCAATGGATATAAGTGTGGTGTGCCTCCAGATTTTGGCTAGAttttaagtgggcaaaaagttggAAAACCACTGGTAAACACAACCACGCCATTTTTCAATAAGTAGGTCAACTAAGGCCAtcttttttgctacatttaggTTCATTTGAGTCATTACTATGAGGACAAAATGTCCAAAATGGTTGGTTTTCCAGGCtttaacatacaaaaataagcaattcttcaaattttgcagTGATTTGAAGCTGAATTGTCGTCATTTTTTGGCATTTGGGCTGGAAAAAGCAATATTTGGAGAGTTTGTCAGCCACGTCACCTGGTGTCAAAACTGCAGAATCTAGTGGGGGGGATAGCAATTAGATCATTTTCCAAAgtcgcccagccctagtatgCATTTCCAGGTAGCACCCTaagcaatcccagaatgctttgtgtgCAGCTTGCAGAACAAAtgaggaaggccacttttaacagcttttctcccttattattTGAAGTTCATCtatgaaaccaaaatgttggCTTATTGTTTGATTGTCATTTCTGTTGAACAGAGTCCAAAATTTAAAAGATAACATAAGCAGCTAGCATGAGCACAGCTGAACAGCATGTCTAGGTCTCTACTtgccatcttttgttattgttttaattgagagccccctggaaATGGTATTTACATACtgcacatttaagaaaaaatacaaaacatcagCATTTCCACTCAAAAACATGGGAATATTAAGTGTTTTTCCTGTCAATTTCCTTTGACATTCCCTTTAAACCACTCTAGATTTGGCACCTCTATTAGAAAAAAGTAGGGCCTTTATTGAAAGGTTCCCTGGACTAATGGTGTCTTCACAAGAAGAGATCATATGAATGCACCTTTCTGAAGGTATCCACCACATCCTAAGTCTGATATTTCTGAATGCCTTGTATTCACGAGTTACGGCACAAGTTTAAGGACATTTCCAGATATGGAAGATCCTTTGCATGTCAGGTTTTAGCCTCAGACAGGACCAAAAGTTTAATCATAATCAGTGGTTCACAACTGGTCGACTATCAAAACCAACAAACACCTTCTTTCAGAGAAATTTTGACCCAAATTTCCTGTGTTTTACAATCACagccaaatgtttttaatgaaagtgGGGCAGTTTTTGGCTTGAGATggagcaaaaaatgtgttagagCAGTGCTACTCAAACCTGCTCAAAGATccaagttgttgaaaaatacatttacaagagccacaatctaagtggtgaaaagtggaaattaaaataagttaaaggtggcaaaaatggtcaaaaagcggcaaacactgggagaaaggtggcaaaaaatgggtgggaagtgaccaaatgatgagttaaaagtggtaaaaaaggagtgaaaagtgactaaaatgagcaaaaatcgggaaaaaaggtgggaaaaataggcaaaaagtggcatttaattgcaaaacgCGGCTTAAATGTgcaaggagtggcaaaaaaggaacaaaaaattgcaaaaagcaggataaagtgtgaaaatgggagaaaagtaacaaaaagaagcggcaaaaatgggcttagagtggcaaacactgggagaaaagtggctaaaaagagcagaaagtggcaaaaacattagttacaggtggcaaaaatggtccaaaaaaggcaaaagtgtgtagaaaataagtgaaagcgactaatatgggcaaaaatctgaaaaaaggtgggaaaaacgggcaaaaagcaaaaataagtggcaaaatgagaaaTTAGTGGGATTTAATTGCAAGAGACAGCTcaaatgggcgagaagtggcaaaaaggccaaaaaaaaggtgaaaaaattgcaaacagctggataaaagtgtcaaaaatgtgctaaaaatgtaaaaatgtaattaaagttgaaaaaaaaaagcaaataatgaCAATggaaaaatgcagacaaaaaacagaggttgaaaattaaagcccactgtgtaagtgtgggaaacaaagtgattaatgtgacttgcaatggataatttctgaggtaaaatgttcctttttaaggttttttttgggggaataatgattcaaattaagacatagaagaaccacaaatcatcacaaatgagccacacgttgagtatcactgcgttAGAGAAAGGGATGGAGActtgtccttcaaaataaaagcacatcatagactttttgccacaatcCACTGACAATCACCCTGCAACCCACTAGTTGAGAATCAAGCATATAAACAACGTCCTTTATCCCTTTTCTAAACTACCAACTGAGACAATCAGCGACCTCTTCACCCCGTGTTACCTTTACCCTCAATCTTCTCCTTGGGTAAAACAAGCGAGCATTTACAGGCTTACCTTTCCTCACTGACCGCTCGATCAAATCTTGCATGCAAGTGTTTTAGTCCGACCTCGACAGCAGGTCAGAGAAATAAACAGCCACATTCTTTGGCTTAATCGGCTGCAGATCTCTCACACATGCAGGTATCCACGTGTAAACAGCACAGCACTCTTGGATTCAGACCTGTAACCTTAGTGACAGTTTGCTACACCTTCAGTCTCACACCTCCCTGCTACTCAGAGCCTGAGCTGCTTAATCAAACTTCAAAGCATCCGCCGGCAGGTTGCCGCTAGCTGTGAGGAGACCTGCTGCTGCAATTATGATACTGAAGGAGTGAATGGGGCTGAGGAATTTGTTTCCTGCCACCTTGCCAGGAATTATacctttaaagactttaaaacaaCTATTTGATCATCACACGTGACTGTGACAAAGACAGAGACGGTACATTTTTGAGCACATTTAGAGTAAATCTGGCCGTCTGATAACCTATGGAACAAGTTTGATTTGACAGAAATGGAGTCTGCTGACAACCCAAGACTGCTTATGATAAGTTTAGTCATAATTAGATGGTTTCTTTcttaaaaatatctcaaaacCCTTCTTGGAGTCTATTTAAGGCTCCATTGTGTTAGTAGTGTTCTTGCATTGGTTTTCAATTATTTATCCGTTAAAAATGCTCCAACTCCAAGGAGATGGAATGTGCTAGAAACACTAAACTCACCAGTATGACTGGAGCTTCCATGCACTACCTTCCCAATAAATATGAACCAAACTGGCCAGATGGTGGCGCTATAACTGCTGAGAGAAGAAGCTTTTTTGAGTCGACTATGATGGATTGTCCACCACTTATAAGACACATTTTTTACACCTCCTCCTAAACTGTAGGTCTGACTGGTAGCAAATTTCCTGAGAATAGTCCTTGAATGAAGCTAAATAAATGCTGTGAAACACCTGTTggtatcttgtttttttttgggagTTGCTGACCCATAAACTTTGAGTCTGCCTCAACACTGAGTGGACGAAAATTCACCAAAAATGGCTCTGTAGCACCCTTAGAACTCAAAACACCTCTGATAAATCCTAATAAAACTCACTAGAAACATCCTTtacctgttttttaaaacatgcacaCCACATTTAATCAAATCTGgtaaaaggaagaaaaacagtGCGTCTTTGAGTGCTCTCTAGAAAGGCTACAGGCTTTGAAATGATAGTAGAAtgaaaagtacaaataaatCAGCTAAAATGACAAACTTCAGCTTTAAGAAGTTGGAAACTCGGTAGATGCTGGTAGAAACTTAAAGGTCTCAAACCCCAAAAAGGCCACTTGAAGCTACATTTTGTCACTAAAATTAATGTGGGACGAACAACCAAATCACCTTGTTTGTTAAATTATCTCAGTTAAGTTTCGTTTACCAACTAACGGATGTTTCCCCTCAACCACACAGagtaaaatgattaatttaagAGCTCTGGGAATCCAAAGAAACAGCTTGGAGTCTGCAAACAATCCAAGACTTTaatggagttttttttaaaagacataTTTGATCTGTTTCCCTGCCAAAAAACAGGGATGCAATGAATTTGATTTGTCTTAACAGATATGTGGATATTTATGAAGCAACTTTAGAAGTATAAAATGTAGTTCTGACCTTAAAGCTTACTTTAAAGTGCaaagaaagacttcagctgatgtaggacAGTtagtcctgcctaaaactccacttatTCATTCATACATACAGCTAACATTTACAGCcgataaaggctgatatttatggaTGATATACGGGTTAGCCTGCAGGAAActttatatctgctgatagcCTCCAAGAATTTATAGAAAAGTTCGATTCAAGCGTTTCTTAATAAgggccttttttttaacctggaaTTTAATCCAGGACTACAGCTAAAGCCTCTACTTTTTAGCTCACCTGGTGTTTGTTTGCTTAAATACCTAGAtggacatttcctcaaacaaacaggataaaaaaaaggcataatttTACAACCAAAATGGCTAAATAGCTTTCATTGGAGCCGTCAAGAATCTACAGAAAAGGTTTGATtaaactgatttacagtctgcaGACATCACAAGACTTTAATAGTAGTTTTTAGGTTATGACTGGTTTCCTtctcaaaaatggcaaaaaaaaaaaaaaaacttcttaaagcctaaaagaataaagaaaaaaattaaactcaaCTCAACAATCTACAGAAAGAGTTTGATTCAACTGGTTTTTAGTCTGCAGACAacctaaaaatgtttaatagcAGGTTTTTAATCATAAGTGTCATTATTgttgtcatgtcatgattagtttggaaaaaaaataaataaaacgaatgaaaaaacttttgtccatgtagccTAATTGTAATTAAAGCACCTAAATCATAATTTAATCTTAAGTTGGTTAGCTTTAACGTCTACAGGATATTTCCTCAaccaaacatggcaaaaaaagctTTTAGAGCCTCTCAGAATCTAAAGAAGCAACTTCATTCAACAGATTTAGTTTCTGCAGACAACCTGAATCTTTTATTGTACTTTTGGAGTCATGACTtatttgtttccttttaaaaaacagcaaaaagcttCCTTTAAAGCTTTTGAGAATGTAAAAAAATGCCTTGGAGTCTGCAGACAACCTAAGACTCTCAATGGtcgtttttttttccaagtcatGATTACTCAGGTTCCTCCTTAAATACAGCTGAAAAGCAAATTTTAGAGCCTCTGTAAACTGAAAGAAAAGGCTCAATTTGACAGATTTGGCATCTGCAGAACATCTCCAATGTTTATGGTACTTTTAGCCgtaatttaacctttaaaaatggcagaaaatttcgctctcttaatttaaaaaattgcttTCAGACCAGTTTGGATCGTGAGCCACcctttgactttttaatgatGTGTTTTAAAGTCACGGTTCATCAGTATAGCTCttgaaaatggctaaaaaaaaaccctttaatacctcagagaagaaaaagaggaaacttAATTAAACCAATCTGGATCTTTAGACAACAGAAGACtttaaattgtcatttttttaagtcactTCGCTTCACTTTCCCtcttaaaaatagcttaaaggCTTCTTCTGCACCTCTAAGAATCTAAAACAAAAAGAGGCTTCAGACAACCAGACttctttaaggttttctttCTTAAGTTTCCCTTTTTAGAGGGGCAAAAGACCATTCCTTTGGTAATATTTCTCTCCTTAAATTGATTGCCAGACTCCAATAAAGCACCCCATTGTTAACTTTGTCTCTCATTTGTTtgcttaaatattttaaatggaCATTTTCTACACCTAGTAGAGCAAAAATctctgatgaaaactggtttTGAATGCCACAGAGAGGCTCtaaatcaaaacagtaacaaaagatgATGATGTAGGTAGCTCCAGCCCCCTTTCCTGATGAAAACGAGCTCCTATGGACCAAAGCAGAGACATTTAGTAGAGAGGTTTAATCATTTTTGAtcaattaagacattaaagtgcaaaaatgtggcgtattgtacctttaaagttGATTTCTAAGCCAGTTTGACAACCAAGCTTAAGAGCATAAGCCCTACAGAAACATCAGGATGTATTGGATGCATCTTGTGTAAATTtctcctttcaaaataaagggtGTAACACAGAAGATTACCAGAATTTCATGACTCATTTAAGGCTGTAGCCATTACAAGCATCTTGAGGCATGTCTCTTTCGATCAgtgcttttttctgtctcccCTGGCCAGGTTACTCATCCATTCCTCTCTCCAAACTGGCATCTTTGTTCGCTTTGGTTAAGGCTGACTTGTCCGAGCCTGACCAGGAGGAATGTTCTCCTCAAAACCAGAGCCGTCATGGTGAAAGTTCAGACGCTCGACAGCTAAACCAAAACTATGATAGCACGCTGGAAGTTGGCGTTTTCTTGGCTGGAGCCAGACGGGGAAAATTATGGGCCTGAGATTTTTCTCATATCTGAAACTAAGTCTGAAAGTCCCTTTCATAAAATCCGACTAATCGCACTCAGAAAAGAGGGTTTAAAAGGAAGATTCACCCAATCCAGGGGGTTCAAACTGTAATCTGggagaaaattaaaacaaaagagctCCTTCTGGATGCTAGGAGGGGGAAATTGCATAAAACGGAGTCAGCTTTGTGACCCGGGACCATGCACAGCTGGGAGGTGACATCTGTTTTACCCCAACGTGCAATTACAAACCCCACCTATGTGCTGTGCTGTGGGTGTTAAAGCAGAGGTGTAGAGcacataaacatgtaaaaaagcactttgaaacacaaacaaaccaacaaggAGGTTGTTTCGCAGCCTGAAGTTCACTCTCTAACGCTCTTTAGTGTTCTCACGAGTGAAAAAGTTCAGATTT
Coding sequences within it:
- the LOC121506144 gene encoding gap junction gamma-1 protein-like; its protein translation is MSWSFLTRLLDEISNHSTFVGKVWLTVLIIFRIVLTAVGGETIYYDEQSKFVCNTQQPGCENVCYDAFAPLSHVRFWIFQVIMITTPTIMYLGFAMHKIARSEDSEYRPVKKHKKRMPIVSRGAVRDYEEAEDNGEEDPMIAEEIEPEKVEKADKSAEKKHDGRRRILRDGLMKVYVCQLMWRSAFEIAFLFGQYILYGFEVIPSYICTRSPCPHTVDCFVSRPTEKTIFLLVMYFVSFLCLILTIFEIIHLGIGGIRDTFRRRATLTSRGPRPISRAMPTAPPGYHATMKKEKLKGELRDLPMGDSGRESFGDEVQSSREIERLRRHLKLAQQHLDLAYQADEGSPSRSSSPEVNTAAEAAAEQNRLNFAQEKQGETSEKGIHA